From the genome of Vanessa cardui chromosome 17, ilVanCard2.1, whole genome shotgun sequence:
GCTAGCTTTCAGTTGTTCCATAGATTGCTGTGCAATATTACCAGTAATACCTTCAGGACTCTGGGGGTCTTCTCTACTCAGTATCCTGGCAGCATCGGCTAAGCACTGCAAAGGTTCTTGCAATCGCTCCTTCAATTTTTCCTGAGTAATGAGACCAGCTCCAAACTCATTCCGAGCCAAATACATTAATGGTGCATGTAGCTCGTAAAACATCATACCTAAAATAAgagattatttgtattatataaatgtcgTATTCATACGaagattatatcaataatatttggCATATAAAATTTCTAAACGTAATCACGATAATACTCAATAACATGGTCGGAACGCTTGCCATAAATACTGCCATTTGATCGGCTCTATATATGCAGTATTGGTTTGACGTCTgcatatcaaatataatttaatttacttcaatgGTTTTTGTTTgcgaacatacatacatgtattgCTACTCCTTTTTCAAGTCCCAAGCTTATAAACCATAGCAAGTCTTTTATTCCTGTCAAATTTATTTAGAGATTCTTTCACCCTAGGGAGTGGGCATCAGTACTCATATAATTCGTAATTCCGGAATAAATTTCTAGATAATAATGTTGGGATTCTGTTCACCTCTCATTCTGCTGTCTCCTGGTGATATAACATCCAACGTTTTCAATATGAGACGACAGAACTCTACTTTGCGTTCTAACATCACGTCTGGTAGTTCATCAATCGTATAATTCTCTACGCGGCCGTATAGTTGGGCTAAGGCGTGCTTAATAGAGAGGAGTATTGAGTGACGTGGATGGAACACTGACttatactgaaataaatatttttattgttagatGTAGGATCACTCTGAAGCTCGTGACGATTTTTGGTAGGCAGAATAAGTGGTCAAAAATGCCATCTTGTatcttattttcaataatttttcttaactatttacaataacacATTTAATTAGGTAAGTGTATTAAGAGTATGCTTCGTTTGAAAATCGGCACGAACGTTCAATATCACCAAATAGTCTTAATtatgtaaaagattttttttgtagagGTTCATTTTATCCTCattgatttgatatttgtattttatatgtttttactttttacgaaaaagaaaaacatcatcCTTCAACAAATATCCCCTTCAACATGATTTTAAGGTAAGGTCGACGTACTTATATCAGTTAATTGTTAAATACACTACTCAATTAAATCCAAATTAATCTAGTAAAACggttaaattatactttactcCTTCGTGAATTTTTTTCCGAATGGATTGAGTTTGCTTACCACCCATTATGGttggatttaatattaataatcaataaatataataatataatcttcgGAGCTCCAAAACTTAATAACGCGCATTAATCATTTTACCTTTTTGATAGTAGCTTCTCTGAGTTCAATAGCAGTAGGTCCAGGATCCAGAGCGTCCAGTTGTTCCACTTCTGCGAGAACCACGCCTAACATCTTACGCATAGCGGGACCACTTGTTTTAAATTCACAGTTCTTTTCTGTGCACTTCCATTGTGCTTCATTATCttgaaacgaaatatttttattaacaaattaatatttgtcaatacGAGGTGCTTTTTTTGTAGCAACTACACACAAGCTAGTCTTCCAGGATGCAAGTGGTGTTGAAATCAAGGCACCACGCGCTGGCGGGCACCAGTGATCGTGTATTCTTAAACCATaggtaaaaaacaaattactaaCATTAGTAAAACTATTAATGGTTCAAAATCCTTATGTAGAACCCTGATATACAAGAAATTAAGTGCGGAATCGTTTTAACTTACCCAAAGGATTAGTTGAAAGAATTAAGCCATTGTCACACTTATTACACTTCAGAGTGCTCAAATGTGTTCCAAGCTCTGTGGGATCAGCACACCGAGGACATTCACAGTTGAAGAATTTAGATTCCAATAAATGTTCTCGACGTATTAAAGTAGGTGATAAGACGTGGGTGTAACTTAAGTGCAGGATTTCGCCGCTTTTTATCGGTACTGCTGCTCGTATTTGCACTCTAACAAAATGCGTTATTAATAGCATATAATGTACCTATATAGCTGTCTCAAAGTTGCGGTCGTTTCTAGATAACTTACTCATAATTTTGGTGAAGAATGGTGTGTGTAATATTAGGTACACAGCTGTGACAAGCTATTGCTAAGCGAGGATACACAGCGCGTATGCTGAAGCCACCACGCGAAGGAATTTCTACTGCATTtaccttaaaattataaacttatgagaaatcacataatgttgtcttaaattttcgcgattattacacatttaaataaaactaattataacggatgaatcgcgtatattaattatttttaaacatcccgacgtttcgagcactttgcagtgttcgtggtcacgggtagactgacctactggtctacccgtgaccacgaacactgcaaagtgctcgaaacgtcgggatgtttaaaaataattaatatacgcgattcatccgttataattagttttattttaaattatgagaaatcgttaaaacacaaaaaaattatccaCGATGATTTTGCtggaataatgaaaattataataaatacttcacAAAGTGAACGTAGTAGGTACATAAAcctattgtaaaattttaaatgaactcaGACAGCATGTTTTTTAAAGCAAAACTCTGGCGTCATTGGCCTTGTAGCTTTGCCAACTTTTTCATACCGACCCTCTTGTATACACTCTCCATATTTACATACTTTTTCGTATATTatgacaaattataatatatacctgGTATTATAGGTAGGTATTTTGTATGATATACAATCATGATACACACTATCGACGTTGAATTCTACTTAAAAACTATAGGTAACGTAATAAGCCGACTGGGCTCGAaatttattgcaatttatttgttgaataattattaaaagcaattttttttattttaaagcataATAGCATTACCTCACCTCTAAAATTCCGCATACTTGCTCCACTAATTCTTTAGAAAATCTGTTACTAAGTTTACAATGttcaatcaaataatttacaatattgacTTGATCGGCTTCCCATGTCGGCCTCTTTTTTCGAGCCTCTGTGTGAGTTTCCATAACTTCAACTTCTCGTTTCCATCTTTCCGAATCTTTTTCCTTCGCTAGTAACAATCTGTAATATACACCGTATGCAGAGGAGTTACAAAAAGTCGGTTTTGTTCCCTTTTGGTTTGTAGGGTAATTGAAACAGTTACtgtatagatattataatacatataaataatgataaagctTTAAATTTTAACAGCTTCGAATTAAAACATACCTCAGAGGCGTTATACAATCCAGTTGGGGAGAGGTAGCTGTCCAGTCTTCTATAGGCTGAAAACGCACTTTCGCTTCTGAAAAAACATCACATTCCGGCAGATGTTGTGGTGACTGTTCACATTCAGTGCTGCATATTGGCCAACTACAGCGCGAACATACGGAATTTTCAACAGGACAGTAACATCCTAGGCATAACGGTGAGGTATCTGAAaaagcaatatattatataggtgtTTTTTGATATGATGGATTATGAAGTTTATTGTGTGTGTAAAGAAAAGCATCTTAAAAAACTTGTTTTATGTTCAAATCAAACGAAATGTTTTTAGTGTAAACAGATGattgttgtgttttatttaaataacttagcGCTCTATAAAGTTAATACGAAAAAAACGTACTTGTAATTAGTGATAGAAAATAAAACTAGAGGTTAATGAGAcaaaattgttgtaaatattaaatatttaccatcAAAAAGTTGTTGCTTtgattttttgttgttataatttgGAAAAGGCGAAAGAGAAAGAGTGTTATCTCGAA
Proteins encoded in this window:
- the LOC124536829 gene encoding SET domain-containing protein SmydA-8 isoform X1, which gives rise to MVDICHYNVLQNEVYGRYLTANKDLDCGELIFTDLPVTVGPKPDTSPLCLGCYCPVENSVCSRCSWPICSTECEQSPQHLPECDVFSEAKVRFQPIEDWTATSPQLDCITPLRLLLAKEKDSERWKREVEVMETHTEARKKRPTWEADQVNIVNYLIEHCKLSNRFSKELVEQVCGILEVNAVEIPSRGGFSIRAVYPRLAIACHSCVPNITHTILHQNYEVQIRAAVPIKSGEILHLSYTHVLSPTLIRREHLLESKFFNCECPRCADPTELGTHLSTLKCNKCDNGLILSTNPLDNEAQWKCTEKNCEFKTSGPAMRKMLGVVLAEVEQLDALDPGPTAIELREATIKKYKSVFHPRHSILLSIKHALAQLYGRVENYTIDELPDVMLERKVEFCRLILKTLDVISPGDSRMRGMMFYELHAPLMYLARNEFGAGLITQEKLKERLQEPLQCLADAARILSREDPQSPEGITGNIAQQSMEQLKASLNSL
- the LOC124536829 gene encoding SET domain-containing protein SmydA-8 isoform X2, coding for MTSHTSPLCLGCYCPVENSVCSRCSWPICSTECEQSPQHLPECDVFSEAKVRFQPIEDWTATSPQLDCITPLRLLLAKEKDSERWKREVEVMETHTEARKKRPTWEADQVNIVNYLIEHCKLSNRFSKELVEQVCGILEVNAVEIPSRGGFSIRAVYPRLAIACHSCVPNITHTILHQNYEVQIRAAVPIKSGEILHLSYTHVLSPTLIRREHLLESKFFNCECPRCADPTELGTHLSTLKCNKCDNGLILSTNPLDNEAQWKCTEKNCEFKTSGPAMRKMLGVVLAEVEQLDALDPGPTAIELREATIKKYKSVFHPRHSILLSIKHALAQLYGRVENYTIDELPDVMLERKVEFCRLILKTLDVISPGDSRMRGMMFYELHAPLMYLARNEFGAGLITQEKLKERLQEPLQCLADAARILSREDPQSPEGITGNIAQQSMEQLKASLNSL